A window of the Catenulispora sp. GP43 genome harbors these coding sequences:
- a CDS encoding recombinase family protein produces the protein MADTENTAAQRRRRVTASAVSEERRQTTALITGAASTFGFKPQNAGLYVRISDDRFGEERGVTRQTEDGHTFAGHIGWKIGKTYCENDTSAYRKRKTTLPDGSVAWRVFRPEFRQMLDDLYHGRIDGIIVVDQDRLLRQPRDLEDLIDIVEYTHRPVTGITSQINLMTSEGRAMARMMAAVAVKSSEDTARRVSRAKLEDAVEGKARLVRRFGWTMAGEIIPEEKEAAQKAAAIVLKTGSWHVATTTLQQGDVPPVKGGLWNEKSVRAMLLSPTIAGIALYRGVMRPGGGKPNAKDPAADAIKDPQGEYIKNGLTPILDVKDWEVLCARVKDKAEGKPPGIPTTKKYLLSGILRCANVREDGTVCGTPMIGTLFRRKRTDEPKVIYRCPGRTIGGCGGIHRLAEPVDELVTDLLFRHLRRKAPRTKAPAATVPIAADSPEAEKLARLRQRAAAIRQGYSDGDETVTDETFFSTLPKMEAEIKALAAKVEAQALPTAPQYTAEEVIKEWEEADDIAGKRAILARYLIAVKVAPSATRGRAPLDHNSITPVWKKIGSTTTTP, from the coding sequence ATGGCAGACACCGAGAACACAGCAGCTCAGAGGCGCCGCAGGGTCACGGCAAGCGCGGTGTCCGAGGAGCGTCGCCAGACCACCGCACTGATCACCGGCGCCGCCAGTACCTTCGGGTTCAAGCCGCAGAACGCAGGTCTGTATGTGCGCATCTCCGACGACCGGTTCGGTGAAGAGCGCGGTGTCACGAGGCAGACTGAAGACGGGCACACCTTTGCCGGTCACATCGGCTGGAAGATTGGCAAGACTTACTGCGAGAACGACACGTCCGCCTACCGCAAGCGGAAGACCACGCTTCCCGATGGGTCGGTGGCATGGCGAGTGTTCCGCCCTGAGTTCCGGCAGATGCTTGACGACCTTTACCACGGTCGGATCGACGGGATCATCGTGGTGGATCAGGACCGGTTGTTGCGCCAGCCGCGAGATCTGGAAGACCTGATCGACATTGTGGAGTACACCCACCGTCCGGTCACAGGGATTACCAGCCAGATCAACCTGATGACTTCCGAGGGTCGCGCTATGGCCCGGATGATGGCAGCCGTGGCGGTCAAGAGCAGTGAGGACACCGCCCGCCGAGTGTCGCGCGCCAAGCTTGAGGATGCCGTCGAAGGCAAGGCCCGCTTGGTACGCCGCTTCGGCTGGACTATGGCTGGAGAAATCATCCCCGAAGAAAAGGAGGCGGCGCAGAAGGCAGCTGCGATCGTGTTGAAAACCGGTTCGTGGCACGTGGCGACCACAACACTCCAGCAGGGAGACGTTCCTCCGGTCAAGGGTGGCCTGTGGAATGAGAAGTCTGTACGCGCCATGCTGCTGTCGCCGACGATCGCGGGAATTGCGCTCTACCGGGGGGTGATGCGGCCCGGCGGAGGCAAGCCGAACGCCAAGGACCCGGCAGCCGACGCGATCAAGGACCCCCAGGGCGAGTACATCAAGAACGGTCTCACCCCGATCTTGGACGTCAAGGACTGGGAAGTTTTGTGCGCCAGGGTCAAGGACAAGGCCGAGGGCAAGCCGCCCGGCATTCCGACCACGAAGAAGTATCTGCTCTCCGGAATTCTTCGCTGTGCCAACGTCCGCGAGGACGGAACCGTATGCGGTACTCCCATGATCGGCACCTTGTTCCGGCGCAAGCGAACTGACGAGCCCAAAGTCATCTACAGGTGCCCTGGTAGAACCATAGGTGGCTGCGGCGGGATTCACCGGTTGGCCGAGCCCGTCGACGAGCTGGTGACCGATCTGCTGTTCCGTCATCTGCGTCGCAAGGCCCCGCGTACCAAGGCCCCGGCAGCAACGGTCCCGATCGCAGCAGATAGCCCCGAGGCCGAGAAGCTGGCCCGTCTGCGCCAACGGGCAGCCGCTATTCGACAGGGCTACTCGGACGGAGACGAGACGGTGACCGACGAAACGTTCTTCTCGACCCTGCCGAAGATGGAAGCAGAGATCAAAGCTCTCGCCGCAAAGGTGGAAGCTCAGGCTCTGCCCACCGCGCCCCAGTACACCGCCGAAGAAGTGATCAAGGAGTGGGAGGAGGCCGACGACATCGCGGGCAAACGCGCGATCCTCGCCCGCTACCTGATCGCCG
- the lepB gene encoding signal peptidase I encodes MAATDPDAAVGSQPAEPPFGDGYSTEHGYSTEHGYSYSAQNGYDPVPVPDTSLAGPAGPENAEQEPEPRPSRGGGRRAAGTRQAKRRRIPAWLEILGYVVISLTLTSLIKTFLVQMYYIPSPSMEPTTYKGDRVFVDKLSSWVGGAPARGQVIVFHDPHNWLMSSAGSTGGPINLPDILASVGILPDQHDDLLIKRIIGVGGDTIECKTQDGPVYRNGVALDEPYIMNGKQGMPCYNGVYKVTVPQGDLWVLGDNREHSGDSSWNYLKKGGDAGFVPTKNVVGHVVGVVSWLRDDHPAGS; translated from the coding sequence GTGGCCGCTACTGATCCCGACGCGGCCGTGGGCTCCCAGCCCGCGGAACCGCCCTTCGGCGACGGCTACAGCACGGAGCACGGGTACAGCACCGAGCACGGGTACAGCTACAGCGCGCAGAACGGTTACGACCCCGTCCCCGTCCCCGACACCAGTCTCGCCGGTCCTGCCGGTCCCGAGAACGCCGAGCAGGAGCCGGAGCCGCGTCCCAGCCGCGGCGGCGGCCGCCGCGCGGCCGGTACCAGGCAGGCCAAGCGCCGCCGGATCCCGGCCTGGCTGGAGATCCTCGGCTACGTGGTCATCTCGCTCACGCTGACCTCGCTGATCAAGACCTTCCTGGTGCAGATGTACTACATCCCCTCGCCGTCGATGGAGCCGACGACGTACAAGGGCGACCGGGTCTTCGTCGACAAGCTGTCCTCCTGGGTCGGCGGCGCCCCGGCGCGCGGCCAGGTCATCGTCTTCCACGACCCGCACAACTGGCTGATGAGCTCGGCCGGCAGCACCGGCGGCCCGATCAACCTGCCGGACATCCTGGCCTCCGTGGGCATCCTGCCGGACCAGCACGACGACCTGCTCATCAAGCGGATCATCGGTGTCGGCGGCGACACCATCGAGTGCAAGACGCAGGACGGGCCGGTGTACCGCAACGGCGTCGCGCTCGACGAGCCGTACATCATGAACGGCAAGCAGGGGATGCCCTGCTACAACGGCGTCTACAAGGTGACGGTGCCGCAGGGCGACCTGTGGGTGCTCGGCGACAACCGCGAGCACTCCGGCGACTCGTCGTGGAACTACCTGAAGAAGGGCGGCGACGCGGGCTTCGTGCCGACCAAGAACGTGGTCGGACATGTGGTCGGAGTCGTGTCCTGGCTGCGCGACGATCATCCCGCGGGTTCGTAG
- the ppc gene encoding phosphoenolpyruvate carboxylase encodes MSAVPSTENDDAAVETPTETPARTADDADLRAAIRRLGDLLGQTLVRQHGAELLEQVEAIRALGKQGADVSELLAAVDPEQAIKLVRAFTAYFNLANTAEQVHRGRELAATRAAEGSWLGQAVDRIQAAGLAGSAADAVSHLSVRPVFTAHPTEAARRTVLAKLRKVAELLEAPQTAYNERRLAETVEQLWQTDELRITRPEPVDEARNAVYYLDELAAHAAPEVLEELAFELRRLGVELPLSARPLSFGSWIGGDRDGNPNVTPQMTLDVLELQHEHAIRTALATMDALRDLLSTSERIAAPTEALRASLDADLEALPEIPNRYKRLNAEEPYRLKATTIRQKLLNTRTRIAEGRLHDPRRDYLGTSELLRDLSLLRDSLRADRGELIATGELETAIRTVAAFGLHHAVLDVREHADAHHHVLAQLFDRLGDQPWRYADLPRDYRTRLLAKELASSRPLSPLGQVPADTLLDPAGVKTFGVFTAIRTAFEKYGPDVIESYIVSMTRGVDDLFAAVVLAREAGLVDVHAHTAAIGFVPLLETPEELKIAGAILDELLSDPSYAAIVAARGGVQEVMLGYSDSNKMGGISTSQWEIHRAQRELRDTALRHGVRIRLFHGRGGSVGRGGGPSHEAILAQPWGTLDGEIKVTEQGEVISDKYAIPALARENLELTLAATLEATVLHRAPRQSAEDLATWSATMDRVSAAGQERYRDLVEHPDLPAYFFASTPVDLLGDLHLGSRPSRRPDTSAGIDGLRAIPWVFGWTQSRQIVPGWFGVGTGLAAVRQDPEFAGTDWQDMYERWHFFRNFLGNVSMTLAKTDLRIARHYVETLVPRELHHFFDTITEEYERTVAEVLRITGESELLGRNATLARTLRVRDMYLDPISYLQVSLLKRQREAAKAGRPVDPDLARALLLSVNGIAAGLKNTG; translated from the coding sequence GTGTCCGCCGTACCGTCGACCGAGAACGACGACGCAGCCGTAGAGACCCCGACAGAAACACCCGCCCGCACCGCCGACGACGCCGACCTGCGCGCCGCCATCCGCCGCTTGGGGGACCTGCTGGGCCAGACCCTGGTCCGCCAGCACGGCGCCGAGCTGCTGGAGCAGGTCGAGGCCATCCGCGCGCTGGGCAAGCAGGGCGCCGACGTGTCCGAGCTGCTCGCCGCGGTGGACCCCGAGCAGGCCATCAAGCTGGTGCGGGCGTTCACCGCCTACTTCAACCTCGCCAACACCGCCGAGCAGGTCCACCGCGGCCGCGAGCTGGCCGCCACCCGGGCCGCCGAGGGCTCGTGGCTGGGCCAGGCGGTGGACCGGATCCAGGCCGCGGGCCTGGCCGGGTCGGCCGCCGACGCGGTCTCGCACCTGTCGGTCCGGCCGGTCTTCACCGCGCACCCGACGGAGGCCGCGCGACGCACCGTGCTGGCCAAGCTGCGCAAGGTGGCCGAGCTGCTGGAGGCGCCGCAGACCGCGTACAACGAGCGGCGGCTGGCCGAGACCGTCGAGCAGCTGTGGCAGACCGACGAGCTGCGGATCACCCGGCCCGAGCCGGTGGACGAGGCCCGCAACGCCGTCTACTACCTGGACGAGCTCGCCGCGCACGCCGCCCCGGAGGTGTTGGAGGAGCTGGCCTTCGAGCTGCGGCGGCTCGGCGTGGAGCTGCCGCTGTCGGCGCGGCCGCTGAGCTTCGGCTCGTGGATCGGCGGCGACCGCGACGGCAACCCGAACGTCACCCCGCAGATGACCCTGGACGTGCTGGAGCTCCAGCACGAGCACGCGATCCGGACCGCGCTGGCGACCATGGACGCGCTGCGCGACCTGCTGTCCACCTCCGAGCGGATCGCGGCGCCGACCGAGGCGCTGCGGGCGTCCCTGGACGCCGATCTGGAGGCGCTGCCGGAGATCCCCAACCGCTACAAGCGGCTGAACGCCGAGGAGCCGTACCGGCTCAAGGCCACCACGATCCGGCAGAAGCTCCTCAACACCCGGACCCGCATCGCCGAGGGGCGCCTGCACGACCCGCGGCGGGACTACCTGGGCACCTCCGAGCTGCTGCGCGACCTGAGCCTGCTGCGCGACTCGCTGCGCGCGGACCGCGGCGAGCTGATCGCCACCGGGGAGCTGGAGACGGCGATCCGCACCGTGGCCGCCTTCGGCCTGCACCACGCGGTGCTCGACGTGCGCGAGCACGCCGACGCCCACCACCACGTGCTGGCCCAGCTCTTCGACCGGCTCGGCGACCAGCCCTGGCGCTACGCCGACCTGCCGCGCGACTACCGGACCCGGCTGCTGGCCAAGGAGCTGGCCTCCTCGCGCCCGCTCTCGCCGCTGGGCCAGGTGCCGGCCGACACCCTGCTGGACCCCGCCGGGGTGAAGACCTTCGGGGTGTTCACCGCGATCCGCACGGCCTTCGAGAAGTACGGCCCGGACGTCATCGAGTCCTACATCGTGTCGATGACCCGCGGCGTGGACGACCTGTTCGCCGCGGTGGTGCTGGCCCGCGAGGCCGGCCTGGTGGACGTGCACGCGCACACCGCGGCCATCGGCTTCGTGCCGCTGCTGGAGACGCCCGAGGAGCTGAAGATCGCCGGGGCGATCCTGGACGAGCTGCTCTCGGACCCCTCCTACGCGGCGATCGTCGCGGCGCGCGGCGGCGTGCAGGAGGTCATGCTCGGCTACAGCGACTCCAACAAGATGGGCGGGATCTCCACCTCGCAGTGGGAGATCCACCGCGCGCAGCGCGAGCTGCGGGACACCGCGCTGCGGCACGGCGTCCGCATCCGGCTGTTCCACGGCCGCGGCGGCAGCGTCGGCCGCGGCGGCGGCCCGTCGCACGAGGCGATCCTGGCCCAACCGTGGGGCACGCTCGACGGCGAGATCAAGGTGACCGAGCAGGGCGAGGTCATCTCCGACAAGTACGCGATCCCGGCCCTGGCGCGGGAGAACCTGGAACTGACGCTGGCCGCGACCCTGGAGGCCACGGTGCTGCACCGGGCGCCGCGCCAGTCCGCGGAGGACCTGGCGACGTGGTCGGCGACCATGGACCGGGTCTCGGCGGCGGGCCAGGAGCGCTACCGGGACCTGGTCGAGCACCCGGACCTGCCGGCGTACTTCTTCGCCTCGACGCCGGTGGACCTGCTCGGCGACCTGCACCTGGGGTCCCGGCCGTCCCGCCGCCCGGACACCTCGGCCGGCATCGACGGCCTGCGCGCGATCCCGTGGGTGTTCGGCTGGACGCAGTCGCGGCAGATCGTGCCGGGCTGGTTCGGCGTCGGCACCGGCCTGGCCGCGGTCCGCCAGGACCCGGAGTTCGCCGGCACCGACTGGCAGGACATGTACGAGCGCTGGCACTTCTTCCGCAACTTCCTGGGCAACGTCTCGATGACACTGGCCAAGACCGACCTGCGGATCGCCCGGCACTACGTGGAGACCCTGGTACCGCGCGAGCTGCACCACTTCTTCGACACCATCACCGAGGAGTACGAGCGCACGGTCGCCGAGGTGCTGCGCATCACCGGCGAGTCCGAACTGCTCGGGCGCAACGCGACGCTGGCCCGGACGCTGCGGGTCCGCGACATGTACCTGGACCCGATCTCCTACCTGCAGGTCTCGCTGCTCAAGCGGCAGCGCGAGGCGGCCAAGGCGGGCCGCCCGGTCGACCCGGACCTGGCGCGGGCGCTGCTGCTGTCGGTGAACGGCATCGCCGCCGGCCTGAAGAACACCGGCTGA
- a CDS encoding DUF1330 domain-containing protein: MTAYALASVRSVELCADIIEYLERIQGTMDPFGGRFAFHGGAKDVVEGSWDGDMILIEFPTLEAVKAWWNSAEYQAIKHLRTDHMAADIVLFDTLPRDYNVAETAAKLATII; encoded by the coding sequence ATGACCGCCTACGCACTGGCAAGCGTCCGCTCCGTCGAACTCTGCGCGGACATCATCGAGTACCTGGAGCGGATCCAGGGGACCATGGACCCCTTCGGCGGACGCTTCGCCTTCCACGGCGGCGCGAAGGACGTCGTCGAGGGATCGTGGGACGGGGACATGATCCTCATCGAGTTCCCCACCCTGGAAGCCGTCAAGGCCTGGTGGAACTCGGCGGAGTACCAGGCCATCAAGCACCTGCGGACCGACCACATGGCCGCCGACATCGTGCTGTTCGACACCCTGCCGCGGGACTACAACGTCGCGGAGACCGCGGCCAAGCTCGCGACCATTATTTGA
- a CDS encoding response regulator: protein MARVTLIRLLIVDDHPIVRDGLRGVFDGEEGFEVAGEAADGAQALVRAAELGPDVVLMDLRMPAMGGVEAIRRLRVEQPGVRVLVLTTYDTESDVLPAIEAGATGYLLKDAPREDLIRAVRAAAEGQPVLAPTVAQRLMTRVQAPAAPATPAGEALTDRELEVLRLVASGTTNRETARTLFISEATVKTHLLHAYAKLGVRDRAAAVSEAYKRGLLK from the coding sequence ATGGCGCGCGTGACTCTCATCCGCCTCTTGATCGTGGACGACCATCCGATCGTCCGCGACGGCCTGCGCGGCGTCTTCGACGGCGAGGAGGGCTTCGAGGTGGCCGGCGAGGCCGCCGACGGGGCACAGGCCTTGGTGCGTGCCGCGGAGCTGGGGCCCGATGTGGTGCTGATGGATCTGCGGATGCCGGCCATGGGCGGCGTCGAGGCGATCCGGCGGCTGCGGGTCGAGCAGCCTGGTGTCAGGGTCCTGGTCCTGACCACGTATGACACCGAGTCCGACGTGCTGCCCGCGATCGAGGCCGGCGCGACCGGCTATCTGCTCAAGGACGCGCCGCGCGAGGACCTCATCCGCGCGGTCCGTGCCGCGGCCGAAGGGCAGCCGGTGCTGGCGCCGACGGTCGCGCAGCGGCTGATGACCCGGGTCCAGGCGCCGGCGGCTCCCGCCACGCCCGCCGGCGAGGCGCTGACCGACCGTGAACTGGAAGTCCTGCGCCTCGTCGCCTCCGGCACCACCAACCGTGAGACCGCCCGCACTCTGTTCATCAGTGAGGCCACGGTCAAGACCCACCTGCTGCACGCGTACGCCAAGCTCGGTGTCCGCGATCGGGCGGCTGCGGTCTCCGAGGCGTACAAGCGCGGCCTGCTCAAATAA